Genomic window (Primulina eburnea isolate SZY01 chromosome 8, ASM2296580v1, whole genome shotgun sequence):
atatatatatatatatatagatagatatagataatagtatagatagatatagatatagaataGATAACGATTAATTGATCTTCcgaattcaaaataaaaaatatatgcgATCCAATTGtacattttatattaaaaataccgAGAATATTTATTTCTCTGACGAAATTTTCCCCTGAAAAGgatgttattttaaataaagcaaaaacttatgtgagacagtctcacaggtcatattttgtaagacggatctcttatgtGGGTCATTtataaacattattattttttatgctaatagtattatcttttattgtgaatatcgataaagttgacacatctcacagataaaaaattCGTAAAATCGTcttacaaaagacctactctttaaataaaatatttgaaataagaataCAACTTAATTCAATTTTAACCTATATATGATGACTCTAAGTTGGGTCCCGAAACATGTGATTTGAAAGACTTGAAAGGAAAACTTACGTATCAGTCCCTATTTCTATTCAACTTTTACTGCTACTCTCCATCACCCAAAAAACCCTCAACTTCACTTGTGAAATAAAGCTCTCTCATTAGGGAGTCAGGAACAAAATTTGTTTGATTTGGAGACTGACTGCAAATTTACCTTATTTGGTGAAATGCCAAGTCTTGGGACTTTTTCATAGTTTTGGTTTTCTCCCAAAAAGTTTTGACTTAAAACTTGACATTAGGCGAGGCATCGGATTATTTAATTGCAACTATttacttatttttttatttagcttcATAGTTTTCGAAAACTAAATGGAAAGTTTGAAAATTATCTTTCACTTGAAAGTTTATTATAACATTTTCTCAATAACTCAACCAGCTAATCTCAGGGTGAATTCAATAGTACGAGGGAGATTTCTTCTGATTATGTGGAACTAGTCCAAAATATTGACGAAGAGTACCATTTTGCTTCTTTCTACTTTCTTTTTGAACAAACAACTGAGAAGTTTTTGATAATTTTCCAAACCTGTAAACACTGTAAAAATGTAACCTGTACTAGCACCTCCTTCTCTCGAAAACTCGAAAAAAAAATATCCATCAATCATCAATGCATGATTCATCTCTTGCAACTAAAAACTTCAACAAGAGAGTGAATTTCGACCTCTGCCACATAAATATCGCATTCTTCGTGCCAACGATTGATGGCAGACAAACCAAAGGGAAGTTCCTACGGGATATACTCGATAGATTTTCATTCGTCAGCCatgctgaaaccccatgaagtAGTTGAAGTCATGGTGTTGAACCCGCAATTGCTTTAACCAAGAATCTGCGACGGTCAAAAGCAATGCTAGCTGCCTCTCTCCATCTCCCTCATTTTTGTCTGAAATCCACACATCAGCTTGCATTTTGTAGGTGACTAATCCAAATGGCCGGAGAGAGATGCTTTCTCCTCCTAATTTTCTGCTCCCACCAAAGTTCTCAATATTATCTTCCCACTCCATATCTgttaaattatatattcaacGAGACAGTACAAGTGTTGAAATAATGCACAGAGAAAGCGGAAAAATGTATTACAATGGAGTTCAAACcttgaaaagaagaagaaagggTGTGGTACGTGAGAAAGCATGTTTGAAAGTCTTTGATGGTTGGTCCCTTAGGAATGTGATAAATCGGGTACCTGCATCCATATAGCAATTTACATATACATCAAATCAATTCAATCCCATTTCTGCTTGTCAGCACCAAATATAGTGATGCAAAAGGGGAAGAAGACTGGAGAGAAACTAACCATGCGACAGCCATCCAACTCGCGGGTGAAAGATCAACGCTTCGATACGTCATTAATCCGGGGTACCTTCGAGAGAAGCTATTAACCTGACAAGTAAATACTTAGATTTTTCAAAATATGTGTTGAATCTCCTAGTCAAATGACTAGAAAATACATGAATGATCACGATTCTCACCGGAAACACAATTTCAGTGCACAAAGAGAAATGTTGGTTGGCAAAAGCTAGAATATGTTCTCGAGTGCAAGTATAGAAAAATTAGTTCACAAATGGAAGAATCGTTTAACATCAAATCAGAGATAAACCACCTTGTCCACCAGAGGAACTCTTCCATAAGGAGAAGATGTCTCGAAGTGCTGAAAGTAAAGATTACCCCATCGTTCATCGGAATTCCAAAAGCTATCTTGGTCGATCAATCCATCCTCGGATGAACAACCATCCCATCTTGACAGCTTCTCACTCTCACTCCCGTCACTGAATGAATCACTAGAAGAATTCCTCGTCTCACTTGTTGAGTCGATATCCTCCCTATCCCTAATataaatcatcaattcaatgcatCATTATAAACTATCTTCGAAACATAACAAACTAGAAATCACATCAACAAAGATAACTTGTTCAATCTATAGAAGAATTGGGAAGTGCTATTACCTTGAGTAGTTTAAAGATGAACTGCTGGTGAAAATTTGAACAGCAGAGAGATAAGGCACAAAATACTGGGTTAAATTATGGCAACCATCTGAAATAATTGGTACTCCAAGCCCACACGCACTCCATTCATCAAAACTATCCCAAAGATCACCTAATGTGAAGTATTGAAGTTTCTCCCTTTCAGAACGGCACCATAGTTTATTAAGCTTCCTCATCTCATtctgaataaataaaataaacccGGAAGAAGAAAAAGATGAATCAGTCAGTAACAACTAAGAAATAGAACGAAAATACCAAAAAAAATggcaaaaaaatatttaaaaacgaAACAAACCTTGGACAAGAATTGAGATGGGGCAACGGGTGCTGAGCAATTCAAGAAGCTGTCAAGGTTCGATTGTTTCGAAACCTCCTTGTCAACAAACAACATTATTTTCTTCAAACACAGAAACCAGAGAGGTGGAGAGAGGGAGTGACAGAGAGAGAGCTTGCTCTGATTCTTTGTTTTTGGAGAAAAGAGAAAATGGTAAACGTTGCTTACAAAACAAAGATTACTAGGCGTGGACGTTTGTAGAAATAATGGAAAAACGACCTCGAGTCCTTTTCAGCTGCATCAATTTTCTTCCTTATTATAAGGAAAAACGTGGAACGAAATTCCTCTCCTATCTGATCACAAGATTTTCTCCACAAAGGTCAAAACCGAATTTGTATTATATTTCTAGAAAAAGCCGTAGCTTTTTTTCTCAGCAAGAAAACCCACAACGGAAACTTTCAAGATTCTACAACAAACTCCAAAAAAGTACATCGAAACATTATCTCTTATTTGACCCTTTGTAAGTTGCGGTCGTGTGCGCAGAAGGTGTACATACAGAAGCTCTAGGCTCTGAAAAAGCTTGGAAAAATCATGAAAATGAAAGCTTATTTACACTAAATTCTCAACAGAAATCCATGATCTCCGAAAAAAACGAATCAACTTTTCTCCACAAAATCAAAAGCCAGCACCTTTATTCACCGAACTAACCGACACAAAAATTTTGGTCCTCTCCCCGAATTATAGGAAGAAAGCCAAATGTAGAGAATAAAAGCAAAACAGTAGAAAATAGAAATTGGGCTTTCTCATTTACGGGGATTCCTAACATGTGACCCCAATATAAGAAAATTTCATTCGAATATAAAAAACTCGATTCAAATATGAAAATTTCGACTTAAATATTAAAAACTACACTCGGATATAATATTAATACAACTTTATATTTAATTGATAAGAACCGCAAATTTTTGACAAGAAGTTGGTGGAAATATTAATATGTTTCATTTATCTTTTTTAAAAGCTTAATGTTGGTCAATTATGATCTTTTTCTagcttaatttaaaattttaatattaagtTCATCGGCAATATAATTTGTTAAATGCTATAATTAtgacatgattttttttaattaaattttggaCTCGTTGCTACCAAACTAAGATTGATTTGTTCAATAATAAACTTTTATGcgaaaattattaattacacTAAAAGTATTTTCTTAATTAGTAAGTGTTCAATAGCATTGGTCGTTATTATATGCGGAAAATTAATAAACAAACCAATAACACGCTATAAGTGAAAAACACTAATTGTTTCtaatactcacgggaaatttagggtccgattccagcaagtgtcactagtccagacACATGTTTCAAAATTGACccgagcctga
Coding sequences:
- the LOC140838591 gene encoding uncharacterized protein, which codes for MLFVDKEVSKQSNLDSFLNCSAPVAPSQFLSKNEMRKLNKLWCRSEREKLQYFTLGDLWDSFDEWSACGLGVPIISDGCHNLTQYFVPYLSAVQIFTSSSSLNYSRDREDIDSTSETRNSSSDSFSDGSESEKLSRWDGCSSEDGLIDQDSFWNSDERWGNLYFQHFETSSPYGRVPLVDKVNSFSRRYPGLMTYRSVDLSPASWMAVAWYPIYHIPKGPTIKDFQTCFLTYHTLSSSFQDMEWEDNIENFGGSRKLGGESISLRPFGLVTYKMQADVWISDKNEGDGERQLALLLTVADSWLKQLRVQHHDFNYFMGFQHG